In Oceanobacillus sp. FSL K6-2867, one DNA window encodes the following:
- the carB gene encoding carbamoyl-phosphate synthase large subunit gives MPKNTTIQKILVIGSGPIVIGQAAEFDYSGTQACQALKEEGYSVILANSNPATIMTDHTVADKVYMEPLTVEFLTKIIRKEQPDALLPTLGGQTGLNLAMALEQSGALSQYNVELLGTTLEAIQKAEDREKFRDLMHELKEPVPESSIVNTVEQALDFAAEIGYPLIVRPAYTLGGTGGGMCYNELELKEITKNGLALSPANQCLIERNIAGYKEIEYEVMRDKNDQAIVVCNMENVDPVGIHTGDSIVVAPSQTLSDREYQMLRNASLKIIRALSIEGGCNVQLALDPDSFNYYIIEVNPRVSRSSALASKATGYPIAKVAAKIAVGYTLDEIINPITGTTYALFEPALDYVVTKFPRFPFDKFTAGDRKLGTQMKATGEVMAIGRNFEESLLKGIRSLELGTEELWLKSLTDVSETELVERMEKADDERIFVIAEALHRGITVERIFQLTKIDRFFLVKFEKLVKLEQELQEQHFSKEILEKAKRLGVADAQIARLWNTSIDEVFTYRMKENVKPVYKMVDTCAAEFESVTPYFYSTYEDENESIASNRKKILVLGSGPIRIGQGIEFDYATVHAVLAIKEMGYEAIIMNNNPETVSTDFSISDKLYFEPLTLEDVMHVVDLEQPDGVIVQFGGQTAINLAAGLERRGVAILGTSLEAIDRAEDRDKFEKLLDELNLLRPTGKAVQKLEQAQVVASAIGYPVLVRPSYVIGGSRMEIVYDDEELQAYLRKANHLNAEHPILIDKYLTGIEAEVDAISDGEITIVPGIMEHIERAGVHSGDSMAVYPPQRLSEAVKQKCMDAADQIAKALQVKGLINIQFIIRGEDVYILEVNPRASRTIPFLSKITGVTMAAIATKCILGIKLKELGYESGILPEDSNVSVKLPVFSFEKLRSVDTILGPEMKSTGEAIGYDKTLEKALYKGLLAAGFTVPHEGGVLLTVADKDKPEMLEVAERFHQLGFVLYATEGTAAYVRELGNFPVIEVAKIGRAEPNVLSIIENGEVQLVVNTLNSGKKPRSDGFLIRRQAVEHGITCLTNMDTADAILNVIDSTTFSAKPIGEKEAII, from the coding sequence ATGCCTAAAAACACAACGATCCAAAAAATATTAGTTATCGGTTCTGGACCAATTGTAATCGGTCAGGCAGCGGAATTTGATTATTCTGGTACACAGGCTTGCCAAGCATTGAAGGAGGAAGGATATAGCGTTATTCTTGCAAACTCAAACCCGGCAACGATTATGACAGACCATACGGTAGCTGATAAAGTTTATATGGAACCACTAACTGTAGAATTTTTGACAAAAATCATTCGTAAAGAACAGCCTGACGCATTGCTTCCAACACTTGGCGGTCAGACTGGACTGAATCTAGCAATGGCATTAGAACAAAGTGGTGCTCTTTCCCAGTACAATGTTGAGCTATTAGGAACAACTTTAGAGGCAATTCAAAAGGCAGAAGATCGTGAGAAATTTAGAGATTTAATGCACGAATTAAAGGAGCCTGTACCAGAAAGTAGTATCGTCAATACGGTGGAACAAGCGCTTGATTTTGCCGCAGAAATTGGTTATCCATTAATTGTTCGACCAGCATATACACTAGGTGGTACTGGTGGTGGAATGTGCTATAACGAGCTGGAATTAAAAGAGATAACAAAGAATGGGTTAGCATTGTCGCCTGCCAATCAATGTCTTATCGAACGAAATATCGCTGGATATAAAGAAATTGAATATGAAGTAATGCGAGATAAGAACGACCAGGCAATCGTCGTTTGTAATATGGAGAATGTAGACCCCGTCGGTATTCATACTGGTGACTCGATTGTTGTTGCACCATCACAAACATTAAGTGATCGCGAGTATCAAATGCTCCGAAATGCTTCGTTAAAAATTATCCGTGCACTATCCATTGAAGGTGGTTGTAATGTGCAACTAGCACTTGATCCGGATAGTTTTAATTACTATATTATTGAGGTGAATCCAAGGGTAAGCAGGTCATCTGCATTAGCTTCTAAAGCAACAGGTTACCCAATTGCAAAAGTAGCTGCCAAAATTGCTGTCGGATATACACTGGATGAAATTATCAATCCGATAACTGGAACAACGTATGCATTATTTGAGCCAGCACTGGATTACGTTGTAACAAAATTTCCGAGATTTCCATTTGATAAATTTACAGCCGGCGATCGCAAATTAGGAACACAAATGAAAGCAACTGGTGAAGTGATGGCAATTGGACGTAATTTTGAAGAATCTTTATTAAAGGGTATCCGCTCCTTAGAGCTTGGAACAGAAGAACTCTGGTTAAAATCACTCACGGATGTCTCCGAAACAGAACTCGTAGAACGTATGGAAAAGGCAGATGATGAACGTATTTTTGTTATTGCTGAAGCACTTCATAGGGGAATTACAGTGGAACGAATTTTTCAGTTAACAAAGATCGATCGTTTCTTTCTTGTGAAATTCGAGAAGTTAGTGAAGCTTGAACAAGAATTGCAAGAACAGCATTTTTCCAAAGAAATCTTAGAAAAGGCAAAACGACTAGGTGTGGCTGATGCACAAATTGCAAGACTATGGAATACGTCCATCGATGAAGTTTTTACGTATCGAATGAAAGAAAATGTGAAGCCAGTTTATAAAATGGTTGATACATGTGCAGCAGAATTTGAATCAGTAACACCTTATTTTTACAGTACGTATGAGGATGAAAATGAATCAATTGCATCGAATCGGAAGAAAATTCTAGTTCTTGGTTCTGGCCCAATTCGCATTGGTCAAGGGATTGAGTTTGATTATGCGACCGTTCATGCAGTGCTTGCGATTAAAGAGATGGGTTATGAGGCGATCATCATGAACAATAACCCTGAAACGGTTTCTACCGATTTTAGTATCTCTGACAAGCTTTACTTTGAACCATTGACACTTGAAGATGTTATGCATGTAGTAGATTTAGAGCAGCCAGATGGAGTTATCGTACAATTTGGTGGTCAAACAGCAATTAATTTAGCAGCAGGGCTAGAGCGAAGAGGAGTTGCCATTTTAGGAACAAGTTTGGAAGCAATTGATCGTGCGGAGGATCGCGATAAATTCGAAAAGTTACTAGATGAACTAAATTTACTAAGACCAACAGGCAAAGCTGTCCAGAAACTCGAACAGGCACAGGTGGTAGCAAGTGCAATTGGCTATCCAGTGCTCGTCAGACCTTCTTATGTGATTGGTGGAAGTAGGATGGAAATTGTTTATGATGACGAAGAGTTACAAGCCTATCTAAGAAAAGCGAATCATTTAAACGCAGAGCATCCAATTTTAATCGATAAATACCTTACTGGAATTGAAGCAGAGGTAGATGCGATAAGTGATGGAGAAATAACAATTGTACCGGGAATTATGGAACATATTGAGCGAGCGGGTGTACATTCTGGAGATTCCATGGCAGTTTATCCACCGCAACGGCTCAGTGAAGCGGTTAAACAAAAGTGTATGGATGCTGCTGATCAAATTGCAAAAGCTCTTCAGGTAAAAGGGTTGATAAATATTCAGTTCATTATTCGAGGAGAAGATGTCTACATTCTCGAAGTGAATCCACGCGCAAGCAGGACGATTCCCTTCCTAAGCAAAATAACCGGTGTAACGATGGCAGCTATCGCAACAAAATGTATTTTAGGAATAAAGTTAAAAGAGCTCGGGTATGAATCTGGAATTTTACCAGAGGATAGCAATGTGTCCGTGAAGCTACCGGTATTTTCCTTTGAGAAACTAAGAAGCGTTGATACGATTTTAGGACCGGAAATGAAATCAACGGGAGAAGCAATCGGTTATGATAAGACACTGGAAAAGGCATTATATAAAGGGTTACTTGCAGCAGGATTTACCGTTCCGCATGAGGGTGGTGTGCTATTAACAGTGGCAGATAAAGATAAACCGGAAATGCTAGAAGTAGCTGAACGTTTTCATCAGCTTGGATTCGTGCTTTATGCAACAGAAGGAACGGCAGCATATGTGAGAGAATTAGGCAATTTCCCAGTTATAGAAGTAGCAAAAATTGGCCGGGCTGAACCAAATGTCCTTTCGATTATTGAGAATGGCGAAGTTCAATTAGTAGTGAACACACTTAATTCGGGTAAAAAACCTAGATCAGATGGTTTCTTAATTCGCAGGCAGGCGGTTGAGCATGGTATCACCTGTTTAACAAATATGGATACTGCGGATGCTATTCTAAATGTGATTGATTCAACAACATTCAGCGCAAAGCCAATAGGAGAAAAAGAGGCAATAATATGA
- a CDS encoding dihydroorotate dehydrogenase electron transfer subunit, with translation MIQKENMVIKSVKQIALDTIEMVLENTYISKTANPGQFLHASIEGHTLRRPISIADIDQEKETVTILFKILGKGTEKLATYQAGMSFDVLGPSGNGFQIDDTRATYLLIGGGIGVPPLYYHGKKLVEKQCQVISILGFQTEANVFYEEKFQALGKTFIVTNDGSYGETGFVTDIIEKAGHFDAYFSCGPVPMLKAITEKLPAKPGLISLEERMGCGVGACMACIIPTADGKGYQKICSDGPVFHAQEVSL, from the coding sequence ATAATACAAAAAGAAAATATGGTAATTAAATCAGTAAAGCAAATAGCACTGGATACAATTGAAATGGTACTTGAAAATACGTACATTAGCAAAACTGCTAATCCAGGTCAATTTCTACATGCATCGATTGAAGGGCATACATTACGCCGACCTATTTCGATCGCTGATATCGATCAAGAAAAAGAAACAGTTACAATTTTATTTAAAATTTTAGGTAAAGGTACGGAAAAGCTTGCAACCTATCAAGCCGGGATGTCGTTTGATGTGCTTGGTCCAAGCGGGAATGGCTTCCAGATTGATGATACACGAGCAACATACCTTCTAATCGGGGGAGGGATTGGTGTCCCTCCACTGTATTATCACGGGAAAAAACTTGTAGAAAAGCAATGTCAGGTTATTTCAATTCTTGGATTCCAAACAGAAGCAAATGTGTTTTATGAGGAAAAATTTCAAGCACTCGGAAAGACGTTTATTGTGACAAATGACGGTTCCTATGGTGAAACAGGGTTTGTAACAGATATTATTGAAAAAGCAGGTCATTTTGATGCTTACTTTTCTTGTGGGCCAGTGCCGATGCTTAAAGCAATTACGGAAAAGCTTCCTGCTAAACCTGGATTAATTTCCTTAGAAGAGCGGATGGGCTGTGGTGTTGGTGCGTGTATGGCATGCATCATACCTACTGCAGACGGGAAAGGGTATCAGAAAATTTGTAGTGATGGGCCAGTATTTCATGCGCAGGAGGTATCCTTATGA
- a CDS encoding dihydroorotate dehydrogenase translates to MTNLAVRLPGLDLKNPIMPASGCFGFGKEYSQFYDLGKLGAVMMKAATGTERIGNPTPRVAETASGMLNAIGLQNPGVKKIIEKEVPFLAAYDTCIIANIAGSTLEEYEKVASAFNETDLVHALELNISCPNVKEGGIQFGTDPSLAQAVTEIVKKASNLPVYVKLSPNVTNIVEMAKAVEAAGADGLSMINTLTGMQIHLPSRKPLIANKTGGLSGSAIKPVAIRMIYEVKQHVDIPIIGMGGVTNAEDVLEFLLAGASAVAVGTANFSNPYICPEIIDALPETLEHYGFNSVEEAVGKGIVSV, encoded by the coding sequence ATGACAAATTTAGCTGTACGCTTACCTGGTCTTGATTTGAAAAATCCAATTATGCCTGCATCTGGATGTTTTGGCTTTGGAAAAGAATATAGTCAGTTTTATGATTTAGGCAAGCTTGGTGCAGTTATGATGAAGGCTGCAACAGGCACTGAACGAATAGGCAATCCGACACCTCGGGTTGCAGAGACAGCATCTGGAATGTTGAACGCAATTGGGTTGCAAAATCCAGGAGTTAAAAAAATCATTGAAAAGGAAGTTCCATTTCTTGCAGCCTACGATACATGTATCATAGCCAACATCGCTGGAAGTACGCTAGAAGAATATGAAAAAGTTGCCAGCGCATTTAATGAAACAGACCTTGTACATGCGCTAGAATTAAACATCTCATGTCCGAACGTCAAAGAAGGCGGTATCCAGTTTGGAACGGATCCAAGCTTGGCGCAGGCGGTTACTGAAATAGTGAAAAAGGCTAGTAATCTCCCAGTTTATGTGAAGCTTTCGCCTAATGTAACCAATATAGTCGAAATGGCAAAAGCAGTAGAAGCAGCAGGTGCAGATGGGCTATCTATGATTAATACATTAACAGGAATGCAAATACATTTACCATCAAGAAAACCATTGATAGCAAATAAAACAGGCGGCTTATCTGGTTCAGCTATAAAACCGGTAGCAATTCGTATGATATATGAAGTAAAGCAGCATGTTGATATTCCCATTATTGGAATGGGTGGCGTGACGAATGCAGAGGATGTGCTTGAATTTCTATTAGCAGGAGCAAGTGCTGTAGCTGTCGGTACAGCGAATTTTTCCAATCCGTATATATGTCCTGAAATTATTGATGCACTGCCAGAAACATTGGAGCACTATGGTTTTAATTCGGTGGAAGAGGCCGTTGGAAAGGGGATTGTGTCTGTATGA
- the pyrF gene encoding orotidine-5'-phosphate decarboxylase: MNENIYLALDFPSWQETKLFLDTNHLHGVPVKVGMELFYREGPLIIEKLKQQNHAIFLDLKLHDIPTTVMRAMKNLASLGIDLVNVHALGGGEMIRYAKEGLVSGSNGKIPKLIAVTILTSMEQQVLNEQLRISGNVVENAVYFASVAQDNGADGVVCSVHEANPIKACCGDAFLTVTPGIRLTESDKNDQKRIATPDFARDNGSDFIVIGRSVTQAVNPYEAYQRVVEEWKHDIKG; this comes from the coding sequence ATGAATGAGAATATTTACTTAGCATTAGATTTTCCAAGCTGGCAAGAAACAAAGCTATTTCTGGATACCAATCACTTGCATGGTGTGCCTGTGAAAGTTGGTATGGAGCTTTTCTATCGCGAAGGACCACTGATAATTGAGAAATTGAAGCAACAGAATCATGCTATTTTTCTGGATTTAAAATTGCATGATATTCCAACAACAGTAATGCGCGCAATGAAAAATCTTGCCAGCTTGGGGATCGACTTGGTTAATGTCCATGCCCTCGGTGGTGGTGAAATGATTCGCTATGCAAAAGAAGGACTTGTAAGTGGCAGCAATGGGAAGATTCCTAAGTTAATAGCTGTTACGATTTTAACTTCGATGGAACAGCAAGTTCTAAATGAACAGTTAAGAATCTCGGGCAATGTGGTAGAGAATGCTGTGTATTTTGCAAGTGTGGCTCAAGACAATGGGGCAGACGGTGTTGTTTGTTCTGTCCATGAGGCAAACCCAATCAAAGCATGCTGCGGTGATGCTTTTCTAACTGTAACACCGGGAATACGTTTAACAGAATCGGATAAAAATGATCAGAAGCGCATTGCAACTCCGGACTTTGCCAGGGATAATGGTTCAGACTTCATTGTCATTGGCAGAAGTGTCACACAGGCAGTGAATCCATATGAAGCGTATCAGCGAGTAGTAGAGGAGTGGAAACATGATATTAAAGGATGA
- the pyrE gene encoding orotate phosphoribosyltransferase, translated as MILKDELVRDLLKIKAVQINADNYFTWTSGIKSPIYCDNRLTMSYPVVRKKIVNAFVEKIAAMEEKPDVIAGCATAGIPHAAWLAEKLDLPMVYVRSKPKGHGKGNQIEGKISKGQKVLVIEDLISTGGSSIESAKALQGEGADILAVFAIFTYGLKKATEQFAVEAITLDTITNFDELIEALVEDGKLTTTNKAELLKWRDSL; from the coding sequence ATGATATTAAAGGATGAGTTAGTGAGGGATTTATTAAAGATAAAGGCAGTGCAAATCAATGCAGATAATTACTTTACATGGACGTCAGGCATCAAGTCGCCAATTTACTGCGACAATCGTTTAACGATGTCTTATCCGGTTGTTCGTAAAAAAATCGTAAATGCATTTGTTGAAAAAATCGCCGCAATGGAAGAGAAGCCAGATGTTATTGCAGGCTGTGCAACTGCAGGTATCCCTCATGCAGCATGGCTAGCTGAAAAGTTAGACCTTCCAATGGTTTATGTGCGTTCGAAGCCAAAAGGACATGGGAAGGGAAATCAAATTGAAGGAAAAATATCCAAGGGACAAAAAGTACTTGTTATTGAGGATTTAATTTCCACTGGCGGATCCTCCATCGAATCGGCAAAAGCACTCCAAGGAGAAGGGGCCGACATTCTAGCCGTTTTTGCAATCTTTACATATGGGTTAAAAAAAGCAACAGAGCAATTTGCAGTTGAAGCAATTACCTTAGATACAATAACAAACTTTGATGAATTAATAGAAGCACTTGTAGAAGACGGCAAGCTGACTACTACTAATAAAGCCGAATTATTAAAGTGGCGGGATAGCTTATAG
- a CDS encoding class I SAM-dependent methyltransferase: MEEKNKVMEVFSKNKEAYVSSSTHAGGSDLELLKEWLELKPHMVVLDIATGGGHVTKTISPYVKTVFSTDITKEMLENTAEYLSDLINTHFIIADAENLPFIDNYFDIVTCRIAAHHFPDAEKFIDEVQRVLNPSGKFLFIDNIAAENKHYDEFINTLEKMRDNSHVRSRKISEWKPMLEKNKLMLLKETNRKKILPYAEWVHRTLDSIDEIENVSHYLISAPESTQNYYQFKFDARSGIQSFAIDEWMALYEK, translated from the coding sequence ATGGAAGAAAAGAATAAAGTGATGGAAGTATTCAGTAAAAATAAAGAAGCATATGTATCGAGCAGCACACATGCTGGCGGTTCAGATTTAGAGCTTTTAAAGGAATGGTTAGAGTTAAAGCCACATATGGTGGTATTAGATATTGCTACAGGCGGTGGGCATGTAACAAAAACTATATCTCCATACGTAAAAACTGTATTCTCCACTGACATTACAAAGGAAATGCTGGAAAATACAGCTGAGTATTTAAGTGATTTAATAAATACGCATTTTATTATTGCTGATGCTGAAAATCTGCCATTTATTGATAATTACTTTGATATCGTTACCTGTCGTATTGCTGCACATCATTTTCCGGATGCAGAGAAATTCATTGATGAGGTTCAACGCGTGTTAAATCCGTCGGGAAAATTTCTTTTCATCGATAATATTGCAGCCGAAAATAAACACTACGACGAATTCATTAACACGCTTGAAAAGATGCGAGATAATAGCCACGTGCGTTCTCGAAAAATATCCGAATGGAAGCCGATGCTTGAAAAAAATAAGTTAATGCTGTTAAAAGAAACAAATCGAAAAAAGATTCTTCCATATGCTGAATGGGTACACCGTACTCTTGATTCTATCGACGAAATCGAAAATGTTTCCCACTATCTGATTAGCGCACCTGAAAGCACTCAGAATTATTATCAATTTAAATTCGATGCAAGAAGCGGTATACAATCCTTTGCAATTGATGAATGGATGGCTTTGTATGAAAAGTAA
- a CDS encoding LysR family transcriptional regulator has translation MKIDDYELLLKLNEVGTIRGTAKLILISQPAVTQRLKFIEEHLGELIFIRTSKRLMPTPSGEIILEHAKQVVERERELKNKLSEAGKDIQGTLSIACSSLISQRFLPAILGKFTAAYPKVAIDLVTGISEDIKRDHKKYHVCIIRGEKLKETTSIRLFDDPLYMFDTEPFPDNQVKERPLISFKSDDSMHELVDNWLYHHQDQIKPLKTMTVDQIETCKQFMKQGIGMAVLPKSVSTSLMDTYPHIPLELDGETVARYTWLCYQEGIRKLPQVDRFIAALTETAFLA, from the coding sequence ATGAAAATCGATGACTATGAATTACTATTGAAATTAAATGAGGTTGGTACAATTAGAGGGACAGCAAAGCTTATTCTTATTTCACAGCCAGCTGTGACACAACGTTTAAAATTTATCGAGGAGCACCTTGGTGAATTAATCTTTATACGAACGTCAAAACGACTGATGCCAACTCCAAGTGGGGAAATTATTTTAGAGCATGCCAAACAAGTAGTTGAACGAGAGAGAGAGTTAAAAAATAAATTATCAGAAGCAGGTAAAGATATTCAAGGAACATTATCAATTGCTTGTTCTTCCTTGATAAGCCAACGATTTCTACCAGCAATTCTAGGAAAATTCACTGCAGCGTATCCAAAAGTGGCGATTGATCTTGTAACAGGAATCAGTGAGGATATAAAAAGAGATCATAAAAAATATCATGTTTGTATCATTCGGGGAGAGAAGTTAAAGGAGACAACCTCAATACGTCTATTTGATGATCCACTGTATATGTTTGACACAGAGCCATTCCCCGATAATCAAGTAAAGGAACGTCCGCTTATATCCTTTAAAAGTGATGACAGTATGCATGAACTAGTTGATAATTGGCTTTATCATCATCAAGATCAAATTAAACCATTGAAAACAATGACCGTAGATCAAATTGAAACGTGCAAGCAATTTATGAAGCAGGGAATTGGGATGGCAGTATTGCCGAAAAGTGTCTCCACTTCATTGATGGATACATATCCGCATATTCCACTTGAATTAGACGGAGAGACTGTAGCACGGTATACGTGGCTTTGCTACCAGGAAGGAATCCGCAAACTGCCACAGGTTGATAGATTTATAGCAGCACTTACGGAAACGGCTTTTCTTGCTTAA
- a CDS encoding organic hydroperoxide resistance protein: MSDVIFTAKATATNGRDGHVKSEDGLIDLELVNPATNKDDKKGSNPEQLFAAGYAACYDGALNLVASKQNFKIDSETTAEVSFMKDETDDGFKIGVTLNIEIEGVNPEEAHDLAERAHQACPYSKATRGNIEVKLNPQVV, from the coding sequence ATGAGTGATGTAATTTTCACTGCAAAAGCAACCGCTACAAATGGACGGGATGGCCATGTGAAATCAGAGGATGGTTTAATCGATCTTGAACTTGTAAATCCTGCAACTAATAAAGATGATAAGAAAGGTTCAAATCCAGAACAATTATTTGCCGCAGGTTATGCAGCTTGCTATGATGGAGCATTAAATTTAGTTGCGTCTAAGCAAAATTTTAAAATTGATTCAGAAACGACAGCGGAAGTAAGTTTTATGAAGGATGAAACAGATGATGGATTTAAAATTGGTGTAACGCTGAATATTGAAATTGAAGGGGTCAACCCGGAGGAAGCCCATGATTTAGCAGAACGAGCACATCAAGCATGTCCATATTCGAAAGCTACAAGAGGAAATATTGAAGTAAAATTAAACCCACAAGTAGTATAA
- a CDS encoding alpha/beta hydrolase, producing the protein MGYFVTVESGVKLNVEDVNPEGSKTIVFLHGWPLSHKQFEYQFDVLPFMGYRCIGIDWRGFGKSDKPIGGYNFDRLADDIRAIVDALKLDNFTLVGHSTGGAIAIRYMSRHNGYGVSNLVLIDAAAPIGFSAETAAKFLTQALNDRPKMMREVTENFFFQYITSPFSDWFFQLGLQAAGWSTAAIIITLRDEKLYADLPKISVPTLIVHGVHDKVIPFTQAQELNQQIKNSQLFPFHYSGHGLFWEERDKFNQLLRQFIG; encoded by the coding sequence GTGGGATACTTTGTTACTGTAGAATCAGGTGTAAAATTAAATGTAGAAGATGTAAATCCCGAGGGCAGTAAAACGATCGTTTTCTTACATGGTTGGCCGTTAAGCCATAAACAGTTTGAATATCAATTTGATGTTCTTCCCTTTATGGGGTACCGTTGTATCGGAATTGACTGGAGAGGATTTGGAAAGTCGGATAAGCCAATAGGTGGATACAATTTTGACCGATTGGCTGATGATATTCGTGCAATAGTTGATGCCCTTAAATTAGATAATTTCACTCTTGTAGGTCACTCTACAGGTGGAGCAATTGCAATTCGGTATATGTCCCGACATAATGGTTACGGAGTATCCAACCTTGTCTTAATAGACGCTGCAGCTCCCATAGGCTTCTCTGCAGAAACAGCAGCTAAATTTCTTACTCAAGCGTTAAATGACCGTCCTAAGATGATGCGTGAAGTGACAGAGAATTTTTTCTTTCAATATATAACAAGCCCATTCTCTGATTGGTTTTTTCAATTAGGCTTACAAGCAGCAGGTTGGTCAACCGCAGCAATCATAATTACACTAAGAGATGAGAAGCTTTATGCAGATTTGCCCAAAATAAGTGTCCCTACCTTGATAGTTCACGGTGTTCACGATAAGGTTATTCCATTTACACAAGCTCAAGAATTAAATCAACAAATAAAAAATTCACAGCTTTTTCCGTTTCATTACAGCGGGCATGGCCTTTTTTGGGAAGAACGCGACAAGTTTAATCAGCTATTAAGGCAATTTATTGGTTGA
- a CDS encoding NFACT RNA binding domain-containing protein gives MAFDGIVTRAATKELQEKLVHGKINKIYQPTQTELVFTIRSQGKNHSLLFSVHPTYARLHLTEDTYTNPKEPPMFCMVLRKHLSGAIVEAIEQFRMERIVTFTLKTRNEIGDISHKLLIAETMGKHSNVMIVDKEKGHIIDSIKHVSMAQNRHRTILPGQIYKLPPSQNKLNPLEMNGEQLLRKLDFNAGKIDQQMVGIVEGFSPLIAKEIVTRAHFGPNEVYMEKFAEVQQRLVDHKYTPTIYRAGKEDFHVIPISTFNGETIRFQSVNEMLDAFYSGKAERDRVKQQAKDLYRFIKNEKSKNERKLKKHQQTIKKAEKAEHFQKMGELLTAHMHLVKQGDVSINVVDYYDPDQKEITIELNPNKSPSENAQSFYKTYQKLKNSKRMVEKEIIRTEEEVNYFDQLLQQIDVASVEDIEGIREELREEGYLKKQKINQKHKNKPKKPEPENYMASDGTVIMVGKNNKQNEYATMKLAHRDDTWLHTKDIPGSHVIIRAKEFSEQTLIEAAELAAYFSKSQNSSSVPVDYTKIRHVKKPNGAKPGYVTYDNQKTIYVTPSKETVDKLRK, from the coding sequence ATGGCATTCGATGGAATCGTAACACGAGCAGCAACGAAAGAATTACAAGAAAAACTAGTACATGGAAAAATCAATAAAATATATCAGCCAACACAGACAGAATTAGTATTTACAATAAGAAGTCAGGGAAAAAACCACAGTCTGTTGTTTTCCGTACATCCTACTTACGCAAGGTTGCATTTAACAGAAGATACATACACGAATCCAAAGGAACCACCTATGTTCTGTATGGTATTAAGAAAGCACCTTTCAGGAGCCATTGTTGAAGCAATCGAACAGTTTCGCATGGAGCGGATTGTGACCTTTACGTTAAAAACACGGAATGAAATCGGGGATATCAGTCATAAATTGCTTATTGCGGAAACGATGGGAAAGCATAGTAATGTGATGATTGTTGATAAAGAAAAAGGACATATTATTGACAGCATCAAGCATGTTTCCATGGCACAAAATCGCCATCGTACCATTCTGCCAGGGCAAATCTATAAGCTTCCACCTTCCCAAAACAAATTAAACCCGCTTGAAATGAATGGAGAACAGCTATTACGAAAATTAGATTTCAATGCTGGGAAAATTGATCAGCAAATGGTTGGGATTGTGGAAGGGTTTTCCCCTCTTATAGCAAAAGAAATTGTCACACGCGCGCATTTCGGACCCAATGAAGTTTATATGGAGAAGTTTGCCGAAGTACAGCAGCGATTAGTTGATCATAAATATACACCGACAATCTACCGGGCAGGCAAAGAAGACTTTCATGTCATTCCAATCTCAACCTTCAATGGTGAGACGATTAGATTTCAATCTGTTAATGAGATGTTGGATGCATTCTATTCCGGAAAAGCAGAACGCGATCGTGTCAAACAGCAAGCAAAGGACTTATATCGTTTTATAAAAAATGAAAAGAGCAAGAATGAACGAAAGTTAAAAAAGCACCAGCAAACAATTAAAAAAGCAGAAAAAGCGGAACACTTTCAAAAAATGGGAGAATTGCTTACCGCACATATGCACCTTGTTAAACAAGGAGATGTAAGCATCAATGTAGTTGATTACTATGATCCAGATCAAAAAGAGATAACAATTGAGCTCAATCCAAATAAATCACCAAGCGAAAATGCTCAAAGCTTTTATAAAACATACCAAAAGCTCAAAAATTCAAAACGGATGGTAGAAAAAGAAATCATTCGCACAGAAGAAGAAGTAAATTACTTTGATCAATTATTACAGCAAATTGATGTTGCAAGCGTCGAAGATATTGAAGGAATTCGTGAAGAACTGCGCGAAGAAGGTTATTTAAAAAAGCAAAAAATTAACCAAAAGCATAAAAATAAACCTAAAAAACCTGAACCCGAAAATTATATGGCATCAGATGGCACTGTTATTATGGTCGGTAAAAACAATAAGCAAAATGAATATGCTACCATGAAGCTTGCCCATCGCGATGACACGTGGCTGCATACGAAAGATATTCCAGGTTCCCATGTTATCATTCGAGCAAAGGAATTTAGTGAGCAGACCCTTATAGAAGCTGCTGAGCTAGCTGCCTATTTCAGTAAGTCCCAGAATTCTTCCTCTGTTCCAGTAGACTATACAAAAATAAGACATGTTAAAAAACCAAATGGAGCGAAGCCTGGATATGTGACGTACGATAACCAAAAAACAATCTATGTCACACCATCAAAGGAAACTGTCGATAAATTAAGGAAATAA